The Thermomonospora amylolytica sequence GCAGCGGCCTGGCATGGCCAGGCGCCTGCTCCAGGAGGAGGCGGCCTTCACCGAGGCGATCGACGACGTCGACGCGCTGATGGCCGAGGAGGCCGGGTTCTCGCTGTGGGACCAGATCGAGAGCGGCGAACTGCCGACGCCCGAACGCACGATGATGGTGCTGTTCGGCATCCAGATCGGCCTGGCCCGCATGTGGGCGTCCTACGGGATCACCCCGGCGGCGGTGGTCGGCCACTCGATGGGCGAGGTCGCGGCGGCGGTCGTCGCCGGGAAACTGACCCTCGCCGACGGTGTCAAGGTCATCTGCCGCCGCTCCCGGCTGCTGCTGCGGCTGGTCGGCGCGGGCGGCTCGATGGCGGTGATCGGCGGCTCCGAGGCCGAGGTGCGGGCGCTCGCCCACGACCTGCCGGACGTGCACCCGGCGGTGTTCTCCTCGCCGAGGCAGACCGTGGTCACCGGCGACGCCGACCAGATCGCCCGGGTCCTGGAACGGGCCGAGGCAGAAGGCCGGCTGGCCCGGATGGTCAAGGCCGAGGCCGCCGGGCACTCCCCACAGACCGAGCCGCTGCTGCCCGAACTGCGCGAGGCCCTCGCCGACGTCGCCGCCGAACCCGGCACCCCGCTGGCCCCGGGCATCGCGTTCTACTCGACCGCCCTGGAGAACCCGCGCGGCGCGGACCGGCTCGACGCCGAATACTGGGCGCGCAACCTGCGCAACCCGGTCAGGCTGACCGACGCGCTGACCGCCGCCGCCGACGACGGGCACCGCGCGTTCGTCGAGATCAACGCGCACCCGATCCTGGCCGCCGCGCTGAACGAGACGCTGGAGGGCACGGGCGCGCTGATCGTCCACACCCTCAAGCGGGCGCCCAGCGGGTCGGGTGACCGCAGCGGAGCTCTGCGGAGCGAGGATCATCCGACCCGCTCTTCCGGGGGTCTGGGGGTCGTCCCCCAGACAAACGGGTCGGGTGACCGCAGCGGAGCTCTGCGGAGCGAGGATCATCCGACCCGCTCCTCGGGGGACCGGGGGTCGCCCCCCGGACAAGCAGGCCAGGAAACGGACGACGCGCTGACGTTCCACGCTCAGCTCGCCACGCTGGCCGCCCACGGATACCGGGTCGCAGAGCCGTCCGGCGCGCTGCTCGACCTGCCGCCCGCCCGCTGGTGGCACGAGCACTACTGGGCGAAGCCGCCCGCCCGCAACGCCGCGAGCCGTGACGAGCACCCGCTGCTCGGCGCGCACGTGGAGCTGCCCGGCGAGGACCGGCACGTGTGGCGCGGCGACGCGGGCACCGCAGCCCGGCCGTGGATCGCCGAGAACGCCCCGCACGGGCTGCCGGTCCTGCCGATCGCCGCCATGGCGGAGATGGCGGTGGCCGCCGCCGCGCACGTGCTCGGCACCGGCGACCTGCGTCTGCACGGCCTGTGGACGCGGCGTCCGCTGGCGCTCGGCGAGCGCACCGCCGTCACCACCACGTTCACCGAGGCCGACCGGCGGATCGAGATCCACGCCCGGACCCCCGCCGGGACGTTCGCCCGGATCGCGGAGGCCGAGGTGATCGAGGACTCCGGCCGGGCGCGGGCAGTCCCGGACGGCGAGGGCGTCGAGATCCCGGCCGCCGAACGCGGCAGCGCCCACTACCGGCTCCATCCCCAGGTGCTGGACCGCTGCCTGGCCGCCCTCTGCGGCCTGGCCGCCGCCGACGAGCCCGGTGCCGTCTGGACCGCGGACGGCATCGGCGACCTGCGCGTTCACGGGCCGACGCACCGCGGCGGGCGCTGCCACGTCTCGATCACGCGGGGCGAGGACACCACCGGCGAGCTGGTCCTGGCCGGTGCGGACGGCGAGGTGCTGCTGGAGGCCGCCGGCATCGCACTGCGCCGGGTCGAGCGTTGCGACATCCCCGTGCCGCTGGACGACAAGCTCGCCGAGCTGGTGTGGGACACCACCGACGCCCCGGCCCCGGCCGTCGCCGAGGGGAGCTGGCTGGTGCTGGCCGCCGACGGCGACCCGCTGGCCGACGACCTGGACGCAGGGCTTCGCGAACGCGGCCACCGGGTCGTCCGGCACGCCATCACGCGGCGGCCCCCGAGGACCACCCGCCGATGGACGCCGTCCCGGCCGGCGTCGTGCTGGTCCCGCCGCCGTACCTGGTGGACGAGGACCTGGTGCTGATGGTCGCCGGGATCAGCCAGAGCGTGCCCAACGGAACCCGGCTGTGGGTGGCGACCCGCGCCGCGCTGCCGGTCCGCGACGGCGAGGCCGGGCGTCCCCGGCAGGGCTTCGTCCGCGCGCTGACCCGCGTGCTCGGCTTCGAGCGGGCCGCGCTGAAGGCGACGCTGGTGGACGTCGAGAACGCCGGCGACCTGGTGACCGAGCTGCTCGGGGGCCTGGACGACACCGAGGTCGCCTGGCGGGACGGCGTCCGCCGCGTCGCCCGGCTCGGCCGGGCCGCCCTGCCGCAGGGCCGCCCCCGGCGGATCGTCCGGCGCGGCGGCGCGTACGTCATCACCGGCGGGTACGGCGGCATCGGGCTGGTCACCGCGCAACTGCTGGCCGAGCGCGGCGCGGGCCGGATCGTGCTGTCCGGCCGCAGCGGACCCGGCCCCGACGCGGAGAAGGCCATCGCCCGGCTGCGGGAGAGCGGCGTCGACGTGGGCGTGGTCCTCGGCGACATCGCCGCGCCCGGAGTGGCCGAACGGCTCGTCGAGGCGGCCCGCGAGGGCGGCACCCGGCTGTACGGGGTGGTGCACGGCGCGGCCGGGATGGACGACCGGCTCATCGCCGACCTCGGCGCCGAGGACCTGCACCGGGTGTGGACGCCGAAGGTCGCCGGGGCGTGGCGGCTGCACGAGGCGCTCCAGGCCACCGGCGCCGACGCCGACCTGGACTTCTTCGTGACGCACTCCTCGGCGGCGGCGCTGCTGGGCTCGCCCGGCCAGGCCGCGTACGCCGCCGCCAACGCCGCGCTGGACGCGCTGGTGGACTGGCGGCGGGCGCAGGGCCTGCCCGCCACGACCGTCAACTGGGGCACCTGGTCACAGGTGGGCGGCGCGGCCGACCTGGCGATCAGGGTGCTGGACCCGATCAGCCCGCAGGAGGGCGCGGAGGCGCTGGAGGCGCTGCTGGCCCACGACCGGGCCGCCACCGGGGTGCTGCGGTTCGACCCGGCGACGGCGGTGGAGCTGTTCCCCGAGATCAGGCGGATGCCGTACTTCGCGGCGCTGGTCGAGGCGGCCGGGACGGCCGACGAGGAGGACGCGGGCGACTGGCCCGGGGTCGCCGCGCTCCGCGAGATGGACCCCGACGCCGCCCGCGACGCGATCGGCGCCCG is a genomic window containing:
- a CDS encoding type I polyketide synthase produces the protein MSNNDRSGAASEDDPRITEDSVRRFLIEQIARRSRITAAEVDPDRPVEEFGLASRDAVAIAGELEQMLGRALPATLVWEHPTINGLAAALAGTAPAPAPAASAPVTRPEGDEPIAVIGIGCRFPGGGHGDLHGPQEFWRFLLDGGDAVREVPPGRWDAFDDGSPEVGDLLARTTRLGGFLDDLAGFDARFFGITPGEAELMDPQQRLVLEVAWEAFEHAGLAPARLRGSRTGVFVGVSAPEYAAFTAADLTAVQPHTTTGAALSIIANRLSYLLDLRGPSMIVDTACSSSLVSTHLAVRALRAGDADVALAAGVNLLLSPTVTMTFDQGGGTSPDGRCKAFDASADGMVRAEGCGAVVLKRLGDAQRDGDRILAVIRGTGVNSDGRSNGLVAPNAEAQKALLREVYETSGVDPREVDYVEAHGTGTFLGDPIEARALGEVLGRGRDESEPLLLGSAKSNVGHMESAAGIAGLIKTVLALHHRTIPASLHFTEPNPHIPFEEMRLAVTAERTPWPERGHPARAGVSGFGFGGTNAHVVLEEAPAQETVRDNALVRSFPLSDAAPERIAAHAADLAAWLGEHEDVHLADLACTLHRRDGRGRSRAAVVARDREGLLHGLKALANGDPHPAVVTGTALGTPRRPVWVFSGYGAQRPGMARRLLQEEAAFTEAIDDVDALMAEEAGFSLWDQIESGELPTPERTMMVLFGIQIGLARMWASYGITPAAVVGHSMGEVAAAVVAGKLTLADGVKVICRRSRLLLRLVGAGGSMAVIGGSEAEVRALAHDLPDVHPAVFSSPRQTVVTGDADQIARVLERAEAEGRLARMVKAEAAGHSPQTEPLLPELREALADVAAEPGTPLAPGIAFYSTALENPRGADRLDAEYWARNLRNPVRLTDALTAAADDGHRAFVEINAHPILAAALNETLEGTGALIVHTLKRAPSGSGDRSGALRSEDHPTRSSGGLGVVPQTNGSGDRSGALRSEDHPTRSSGDRGSPPGQAGQETDDALTFHAQLATLAAHGYRVAEPSGALLDLPPARWWHEHYWAKPPARNAASRDEHPLLGAHVELPGEDRHVWRGDAGTAARPWIAENAPHGLPVLPIAAMAEMAVAAAAHVLGTGDLRLHGLWTRRPLALGERTAVTTTFTEADRRIEIHARTPAGTFARIAEAEVIEDSGRARAVPDGEGVEIPAAERGSAHYRLHPQVLDRCLAALCGLAAADEPGAVWTADGIGDLRVHGPTHRGGRCHVSITRGEDTTGELVLAGADGEVLLEAAGIALRRVERCDIPVPLDDKLAELVWDTTDAPAPAVAEGSWLVLAADGDPLADDLDAGLRERGHRVVRHAITRRPPRTTRRWTPSRPASCWSRRRTWWTRTWC